The following is a genomic window from Pedobacter sp. KBS0701.
CCTGACAGGAGCGGACACCGAACGCAGAGAGGTAAAGCGGATGGCAGGGCTTTCGGTGCCGATGGATGCAGAACCCTGCTTTTCAAAAAAATATCAATGATTTTTCTACTGTTTGGTGAACCGCCAAACGTAGGATAGGGCACATGTAAACTTCGTAGGTTTAGCGAAATAAAAAAGGCGTTCTGCAATACTGCAAAACGCCTTTTCTAAAAATTTATTTGATTGATTAAATGCCGAAAGCAGCTTTAACCTGATCTACATAATCTAATTTCTCCCAGGTAAACAAATCAACGGTAACCGTTTTTTCTTCACCATTTGGTGTTCTGAAAGTTTTGGTAACCGTTTCAGGTGTACGGCCCATGTGTCCGTAAGCAGCAGTTTCGCTATAAATTGGGTTTCTTAATTTTAAACGTTGCTCAATAAAGTAAGGACGCATATCGAAAATCGATTCTACAATTTTAGCAATCTCGCCATCAGTTTTACCTACTTTACCCGTTCCGTAAGTATTGATGTAAATACCCATTGGCTTTGCAACACCGATAGCGTATGATACCTGAACCAAAATTTCGTCAGCAATACCGGCAGCCACTAAGTTTTTAGCGATGTGACGGGTAGCATACGCTGCACTTCTATCTACTTTACTTGGATCTTTACCAGAGAAAGCTCCACCACCATGGGCACCTTTACCACCGTAAGTATCAACAATGATTTTTCTGCCGGTCAAGCCCGTATCACCATGCGGACCGCCAATTACAAATTTACCGGTTGGATTAATGTGGTACTCAATTTTATCGTTAAATAAATGTGCGTAAGCCGGATTGTTTTTGATGATTCTTGGAATCAGGATGTTTACCAGATCAGTTTTGATTTTAGCCAACATTGCAGCTTCTTCATCAAAATCGTCGTGCTGTGTAGAAATCACAATGGCATCGATGCGAACCGGTTTGTTGTTATCATCATACTCTAAAGTTACCTGGCTTTTTGCATCCGGGCGTAAATAAGTAATTTCGTTATTTTCACGACGTAAAACAGCCAGTTCCTGTAATAATTTATGAGAAAGGTTTAATGCCAATGGCATGTAATCTTCAGTTTCGTTGGTTGCATAACCAAACATCATACCTTGATCGCCTGCACCTTGTTCTTCTTTACTACTTCTATCTACACCTTGATTAATATCCTGCGACTGCTCGTGTATGGCTGATAAAATACCGCAAGAGTTGGCCTCAAACATGTATTCGCTTTTGGTGTAACCAATTTTCTTGATTACATCACGTGCAATCTGTTGTACATCTAAATATGTTTTAGATTTTACCTCACCCGCTAAAATAACCTGACCCGTTGTAACCAAAGTTTCGCAAGCTACTTTTGATTCTGGATCGAAAGCCAAAAAATTATCAATTAACGCATCCGAAATTTGATCGGCGATTTTATCTGGGTGACCTTCAGAAACAGATTCTGATGTAAATAAATATGACATTTATTAAATAATTAATGATAAATAAACAAATTTACAATTGCCAAACCCCTTGGAAACAGGTGTTGAAATGATTGAAAGGAGGCATTAGCAATTTTTTTAAGTGGTTGCAATCCGGTCCCGTGGTATCGGGATAGCAAATCAATCCACTTTTTTACTGCCGCAAAATTAGCATATTTTCTTTATTTCAAAAATTATAGATTATTTTGTGCACTCAATCTTACACTTTGCACACAAAGATCAATATCCTCTTTATCATAAACCCTATCTCTGGTGGGAGGGGAAAACTGCGTATTCCAGATTTTATCGACAAATACCTGGATAAGGAAAAGTTTAGTCCCAATTTCGTTTTTAGCGAATATGTTGGTCATGCCGGCGAACTGGCTGATGAAGCCGCTACCAAAAACTTTGATGTAATTATAGCTGCAGGTGGCGATGGTACCATAAATGAAGTAGCTACAAAAGTGTTAAAGCACAATAAAATTTTAGGGATTTTGCCCTTGGGATCGGGCAATGGACTTGCCCGCTTTTTAAGTATTTCCAAAAACTTAAGATATGCGCTATCTATTATCAATAATTTTAAGATTGATGAAATTGATACGGCTGAGTTTAACAAAAAGTGTTTTTTCAATTTGGCTGGAATGGGATTTGATGCCCACCTGAGTTCTGTTTTTTCGAAAGACAAAAAACGCGGATTATCAGGTTATGTAAAACTGGGTTTTAAAGAGGTTTTTAACTATAAGGCGCAAACGTATAATTTGAATATCGACGGGACTGAATATACCAGAAAAGCCTTCGCCATCAGCATTGCCAATTCATCGCAGTATGGAAACGATGTTTACATCGCACCAAATGCTTCGGTAAAGGACGGATTGCTGGATGTTTGCATTATTAAACCCTTCCCGATAATAAAATTGCCTGTTTTAGGTTATGTGATGTTAAGGGGCAAAGCAGAAAGCTCTGATATGATTGAAATTATTAAAGGAAAAAATATTAAAATTATAAGGGAAACGGCAGGAGCGGTGCACGTAGATGGAGAGCCTTTGCAAATGGGCGTTGAGATTGAAGCAGTTATTAATCCACTCTCGTTAAAAGTGATTGTTCCATAGTTTAGTTTGGAGTTGAGGGTTTGGAGTTTGGAGCCGATCTGACTATTAACCATGAGCCATAAAACTATCAACCATTGACCAATTTAGAGTTGAGCGTTTGGTGTTTGGAGTCGGGCGTCAATTAAACAATTAACCCAACAAACTAACCCTCATCCATTTTACATCTCCCATATTACATTATAAGCATGAAACCAAAGAAAAACAGTTTAAGCGATCTTGGTGGAATTATGTATTCTACCAATCCTGAATTCGAATACGAAGAAGAAGTTGATGATACCGTTACCTCGCCGAACAACCAGCAGGATTTAAGGGTAATGCTTGACAAAAAGAACCGTGGCGGTAAAGCAGTAACGTTGATTACAGGTTTCAGGGGCCGCTCAGAAGATTTAGAAGTATTGGGTAAAATGCTGAAGACCAAATGTGGGGTTGGTGGTTCAGTTAAAGATGGCGAAATCATGATCCAGGGTGACGTTCGTGATAAAGTGATGGGCATTTTGCAAAAAGATGGTTATAAAGTGAAAAAAGCAGGGGGATAATTAAAAAGTTGTCATCCTAAGTGCAACGAAGGATCTTTTTTTTCGTGTGAAACTCGTCGCAATAGTCTTTGACTCCGCTCAGACTGACAAACGTTAGTTAACACCCATAAACTAAATCACTATTGTTTGGTTTTACTTATTCAGCTAATTAACTACTCCCAAATATAAATCCTGTCCCAATCCCATCTTTTACTAGTTTATCTAATCCATATCCTGTTTTAATGTTTCCTGAGCAGATTTTTTACGGGATGTTTATGGAAAATTAAACGCATGAAAAGAATAATTTACTTCCTTCTCCTTTGTTCATCGCTATACTCATTTGGACAGAAAAAAAAAGATGCTTTCTTAAGTGAAGCCAATGGTAATCCAACGTATTATGGAATTTCCAGACCGCATTCAAACTGTTCTGTATTGCTTCGGGTTGATGAAAGAACCAAATGGATTTCTTTTAGTAATCCTGAGTCGAGTGATTCACTAAAAAATAATGTTTTTCTTGGAGAGGCAAAAAAGATACATCTGGAAATGAGGATCCACAAAGACAGCCTAAGATATTATAGGTATTCTGTTATAGAGAACGATAGTGTTTACCTTGTGGATGATGCCATTCTAAGTAATATAAATTTTAAATGGCCCAAAGAGAGTGATTTTCCAAATTATTTTACAATGAGTTTGGGCGATTATAATGTTGTTGGTAAAAAGATTATTGTTAAAGTATACAAACTGCCTCAGAAATTTAAAGTAAACACAATTGTAATTTATAATCAGCCCCTTTTACCTCCTAAAGTATTGATTAAGAATCTGTTTTCAGAATCAATAAATACAAAGGGATTATCTGTTAGTGAAATGACCAGACTAATGATAAAAAGAGGGCGGAAATCATTTTTTCTCAAACGGCAGCCTTTTAATAATGGCGAAACTATTATTGTGAGTGATAGTATAAAGCTAATGTCAATTGGTATAGAGAATACAGGTGTTAATTTTATTTACAAAGTAAAAATAACCCGATATGGTAGTGATTACCCTGAAGAAACTGTTCTAACAACCAGCGATTGGGATAATTCGTATGTCTCGGTTGATGCTGAATATTTTAAGAAACCAGGAACATATAAGGTCTCAATTGCACCTGAAATATGTCGGTCGCTTGATTTGCCTCGCGGTATAAGCTGGACATTACCCCAAACATCTTTTGAGTTTACAGTGATTGAAAAGAAAGAAAAGCTTTTTACCTCTCGAGAGTTATTACTAGTTAGTGTTATCATAGGGGCCCTTTGTGGTATCATATCGGTTTTGATCCTCAATAACCGTAAAAAAAAAGCTGCAAAGGTAATTGCGCAAAAATCTCAGGAAAAAGAAATCGCTAAACTGAAGTTAGATTCCGTCCGTTCTCAATTAAACCCGCATTTTTTATTTAATGCGCTCGCAGGTATCCAAACGCTGATGAACAAAAATGAAATCGATAATGCCAATCGCTACCTTACCAAATTTGCTCGATTAACGCGTAATGTTTTAGACCATAAAGACCTTATCAGCTTAACATCAGAAAAAACGGTATTAGATGATTACCTGCAGATGGAGCAGTTACGTTTTGGTTTTCAGTACCAGATTACAGCTTCAGCTGATTTAGATGTAGAGAATATAGAAATACCAGCCATGCTTTTACAACCCTTTGTAGAAAATGCGGTGAAACATGGCATTGCTGGAAAAGGGAATGATGGAAAGATTGAAATCAGTTTTACAAAGCAGCAAACGGATTTGATATTAAGTGTAAAAGATAACGGCAATGGTTTCGATGTAGAAAAAGATTATGCTGGCTTGGGTTTGGCATTGACCAAAAACAGAATATCTTTACTGAATTCGATTTATAAAGAAACACCGTTTTTATTGGATATGAAAGCAGATGCAAATGGAACTTTAATCCGGATCACAATTAATCAATGGTTATAAAATGCGGGCAATTTTAGTAGATGATGAGGTAGCTAATTTAGAAAATCTAAAGATCTTATTGGATAAACACTGTCCTGATATTAAAGTGGTAGCTAGTGCATCCAATATTGACGAGGCTTTTGCACAGGTTATCCTGCATCATCCAGATCTGCTTTTCCTGGATATCCAGATGGGTAAAACAACAGGTTTTGATCTGTTGAACCTCCTTGCCGAAAAAACCTTTGAAGTGGTGTTTGTAACTGCTTATGATCATTATGGCATCCAGGCAGTAAAGTTTGCCGCATTAGATTATCTGCTCAAGCCGGTTGATCCCGAAGAGTTGAAAGTTGCAGTAGAAAAGGCTGAAATTAGGTTCAGGAATAAAATAAATGGTGAGCAGCTTAATTTTTTGTTGAGCCAGATTAAAAAGAGTGAGCCAAGCAGTCCGAAAATTGCCTTGCCCCAACAGCATGAAATCCGTTATGTTCCTGTTGACGATATTATCCGTTGTGTAGCCGATAATACCTATACTTTTTTCTTTTTGAGCAACGGTGATAAAATCCTGATTTCGAAACCGCTGAAAGAATATGCAGATCTGCTCAAACCTCAGGGTTTTGTGCGGGCGCACCAAAGTCACCTGGTAAATCCGAAATTTGTAAAAAGCTGGTTAAAAGAAGATGGCGGAACGCTGTTGATGAATAATGGTGATAAAATCCCGGTATCTAAACCAAACAGGGAAATGGTTAAAGAGGTGCTGGGGAAATAGTTTTTAAAATAATTACGTCATTACAAGTAACCATCAGATCTGTGGTCTGAAAAAAATAGGAATGATGTCCTATATGCGCTTTCTAACGTATTAGATTTAAGATTTTGCAGCCTGTAAAACTCATTGAGCTAAGATGTCTAAGTTGGTCGTAAAAATTCAAAGACTACGCTGTTTAATTAACCACCTTAGACACCTAAGAACATCTAATTTCATTAAATAATTCTTTAGGCTTTCACGCCATATAAGAACATGTAAGCTTATATGGTCCTTAAATGTCTTATATGGTCAAAAAATAACACTAAATATCAGTTGTTTACATAAACTTTATTATAGCGCACGAAACAATCTTAATGCACACGCATGTAACTGTCGTTGTAAGATTGCTTCATCGTTCCTCCTCACAATGACGAATCTTTGTTTTTAAACCTTACATTTTTGTACTTTTGCCGCTATGTCAGTTATTAAACCCTCATTAGCAAAAGGTACCCGCGATTTTACTCCTGTTGAAATGGTAAAACGCAACTTTATTTACGATACCATTAAAACGGTTTTCAGGAAATATGGTTATGCTGAAATCCAGACGCCAAGTTTTGAAAATCTTTCTACCCTTACCGGAAAATATGGTGATGAAGGCGACAAACTGATTTTTAAAATTTTAAATAGCGGCGAGTTTCTTAAAGATTCAAAAAAGAAATCGTTCGATTTTGCTGAGGAGGATAATAGTAATAAACTAATCCCTTTAATTTCTGAAAAAGCTTTACGTTACGATTTAACAGTGCCATTTGCACGTTATGTAGTAATGCACCAGCACGAAATTACCTTGCCTTTTAAACGTTTCCAGGTTCAACCCGTTTGGCGTGCCGATCGTCCGCAAAAAGGCAGGTACCGCGAATTTTACCAGTGCGATGTCGATGTAGTCGGCTCTAAGAGTTTGCTGAACGAAGCTGAATTTATTTTGATCTACAATGAAGCCTTAAGCAAATTGGGATTAAAAGATTTCAGCATAAAAATTAATAACCGGAAAATTTTATCGGGTATTGCCGAGATTATTGGTAAACCTGATTTGATTATCGACATGACTGTGGCCATTGATAAACTGGATAAAATTGGTTTAGATGGCGTAAGTAAAGAATTGTTGGAACGAGGTTTTACCGAAACTGATTTGGAAAAACTGCGTCCGGTAATTTTATTGGAAGGTACCAACGAAGAAAAACTGGCCAGCCTGAAAGAAGTTTTAGCTGAATCCGAAACCGGTTTAAAAGGTGTTGCTGAAATTGAACAGGTTTTTGAATATGTAGAAAGTTTGATTTCCTATGGCTTACCGTTGGTTGCCAAATTAGAACTCGATATTACTTTGGCCCGTGGCTTAAATTACTATACTGGCTGCATTTTCGAGGTTAAAACCAATGAAGTGGCGATGGGCAGTATCGGTGGTGGTGGTCGTTATGATGATTTAACAGGTATGTTCGGTTTAAAAGATTTAACAGGTGTAGGTGTTTCTTTTGGTGCCGACCGTATTTATGATGTATTGGAAGAACTTAACCTTTTCCCTGCTTCAGCTGAGGTTGGAACAAAAGTGTTGATCAGTAATTTTGATGCGGAGGCTGAAAAATATGCTTTACCAATTGTTCAGCAGTTTAGAAATGCGGGTATTTCAGCTGAATTATACCCAAGTTCGGCAAAACTGAAAAAACAAATGGCCTATGCAGATGCCAAGAATATCCCTTATGTAATATTAATCGGTGGCGATGAAATTGCCAGCGGAGAACTTACATTAAAAGATATGCAAAGCGGTGAGCAGAAAAAGCTAACTGTTTTAGGTATACTGGAGTTGTTGAAATAACGCTAGTTTTTTACCGCAAAGCTCACAAAGGTTTTCGCAAAGAAACGCAGAGAATCGGTCATGTACCCCGCTTTGTGCACTTTGCGCTTGCCTTCTTTTCCTTTGCGGTTAAGTTAGTCTCCCAATCCGCAATAAAACCGGGAAATGAACATCCTTCTCTGCATCATCACCCCAGGCTTCTTTTAGTTCGGTAAACAGGTACTCTAAGGGATTGCGATCGTTAGCTTTTTTGTAATGCTGCAAGGAAGACCAGGTATTTAAATAGCCAATTAACTGGTTAAAATTCCAGGTGATTTTGATCTGAAAATGTGGTGCAATTATTTCTTCAAAAGGAAAAGGAATGGTCTTATAGCCTTCTTCAATATAGCGGCGTTCACTGTCCCAGTATTTGCCTAATATATCTTCATAAAGTTTATGGATAACTTTGTCTATTTTTTTATCGATCGACATAATCCCATAACCAATTACAGCAAAAAGTCCATCTGGTTTTAGTGTTCTCTTTACTTCGGCGTAAAATGCTTCAAAATTAAACCAATGGATAGCCTGCGCTACCGTAATCAGATCTAAACTATCATTACCAACCGATGTTTGTTCTGCTGATTCCACTTTGTATGTGATATTTGGTAACTGTAAAGCATTTTTTAATTGATTCTCGCTAATGTCTGTTGCATAAACCGCACCGAAGTGCTGTGCCAACACACGGGCAACCTGGCCATTCCCCGTGGCACAATCCCATGCCGTTTCCTTATTTTTTACCAGGGCGAACAGATAATCATATAGTTCCTGTGGATATGTTGGCCGGTATATGGCGTAATCGGCAGATTGGGTAGAAAAGTTATCTTTCATTGTTGTAATGATTGAATGATGGAAGGGTGAATGGGTAAGGGTGAATATAACTGCGCGCTTTCTTTATAAAATTATTATATTTTTGATAAACAACTGGTATTAATTTAAGTTTCATATTCGGCATTCAATCACTCATTCAATAATTCTACACTATGGAAAAAACAGTACAAAAAGGCGAAGTTAAGGATGTAGAATACCGGTTGAAATCTATTTTTGGTGGTTCGGTTGGCAATCTTGTTGAGTGGTACGACTGGTATACCTATTCTGCCTTTGCGTTATACTTTTCTCCAGCTTTTTTTCCGAATAGCAATCCAACAGCACAGTTATTGGATACCGCTGGCATTTTTGCCGTAGGGTTTTTAATGCGCCCCATTGGTGGCTGGTTATTTGGGAGTATCGCCGATAAATTAGGGAGAAAACGTGCAATGACGCTCTCTGTATTGATTATGGCGATAGGTTCGTTGATTATCGGTTTAACCCCAGGTTACAAACGAATCGGTATAGCGGCGCCGTTATTGCTCATTTTTGCAAGGTTGATCCAGGGCTTAAGTACCGGTGGTGAATATGGAACCTCTGCTACTTACCTCAGCGAAATGGCCACCAAAAAACACCGTGGCTTTTATTCGAGTTTTCAATATGTAACCCTAATCGGTGGACAATTATTAGCTTTAGGGATCCAGTTGATTTTGCAGAACTGGTTGCTTACTCCTGCCCAGTT
Proteins encoded in this region:
- the metK gene encoding methionine adenosyltransferase — protein: MSYLFTSESVSEGHPDKIADQISDALIDNFLAFDPESKVACETLVTTGQVILAGEVKSKTYLDVQQIARDVIKKIGYTKSEYMFEANSCGILSAIHEQSQDINQGVDRSSKEEQGAGDQGMMFGYATNETEDYMPLALNLSHKLLQELAVLRRENNEITYLRPDAKSQVTLEYDDNNKPVRIDAIVISTQHDDFDEEAAMLAKIKTDLVNILIPRIIKNNPAYAHLFNDKIEYHINPTGKFVIGGPHGDTGLTGRKIIVDTYGGKGAHGGGAFSGKDPSKVDRSAAYATRHIAKNLVAAGIADEILVQVSYAIGVAKPMGIYINTYGTGKVGKTDGEIAKIVESIFDMRPYFIEQRLKLRNPIYSETAAYGHMGRTPETVTKTFRTPNGEEKTVTVDLFTWEKLDYVDQVKAAFGI
- a CDS encoding diacylglycerol kinase family protein, giving the protein MHTKINILFIINPISGGRGKLRIPDFIDKYLDKEKFSPNFVFSEYVGHAGELADEAATKNFDVIIAAGGDGTINEVATKVLKHNKILGILPLGSGNGLARFLSISKNLRYALSIINNFKIDEIDTAEFNKKCFFNLAGMGFDAHLSSVFSKDKKRGLSGYVKLGFKEVFNYKAQTYNLNIDGTEYTRKAFAISIANSSQYGNDVYIAPNASVKDGLLDVCIIKPFPIIKLPVLGYVMLRGKAESSDMIEIIKGKNIKIIRETAGAVHVDGEPLQMGVEIEAVINPLSLKVIVP
- a CDS encoding translation initiation factor, which encodes MKPKKNSLSDLGGIMYSTNPEFEYEEEVDDTVTSPNNQQDLRVMLDKKNRGGKAVTLITGFRGRSEDLEVLGKMLKTKCGVGGSVKDGEIMIQGDVRDKVMGILQKDGYKVKKAGG
- a CDS encoding LytTR family DNA-binding domain-containing protein — its product is MRAILVDDEVANLENLKILLDKHCPDIKVVASASNIDEAFAQVILHHPDLLFLDIQMGKTTGFDLLNLLAEKTFEVVFVTAYDHYGIQAVKFAALDYLLKPVDPEELKVAVEKAEIRFRNKINGEQLNFLLSQIKKSEPSSPKIALPQQHEIRYVPVDDIIRCVADNTYTFFFLSNGDKILISKPLKEYADLLKPQGFVRAHQSHLVNPKFVKSWLKEDGGTLLMNNGDKIPVSKPNREMVKEVLGK
- a CDS encoding sensor histidine kinase, whose amino-acid sequence is MKRIIYFLLLCSSLYSFGQKKKDAFLSEANGNPTYYGISRPHSNCSVLLRVDERTKWISFSNPESSDSLKNNVFLGEAKKIHLEMRIHKDSLRYYRYSVIENDSVYLVDDAILSNINFKWPKESDFPNYFTMSLGDYNVVGKKIIVKVYKLPQKFKVNTIVIYNQPLLPPKVLIKNLFSESINTKGLSVSEMTRLMIKRGRKSFFLKRQPFNNGETIIVSDSIKLMSIGIENTGVNFIYKVKITRYGSDYPEETVLTTSDWDNSYVSVDAEYFKKPGTYKVSIAPEICRSLDLPRGISWTLPQTSFEFTVIEKKEKLFTSRELLLVSVIIGALCGIISVLILNNRKKKAAKVIAQKSQEKEIAKLKLDSVRSQLNPHFLFNALAGIQTLMNKNEIDNANRYLTKFARLTRNVLDHKDLISLTSEKTVLDDYLQMEQLRFGFQYQITASADLDVENIEIPAMLLQPFVENAVKHGIAGKGNDGKIEISFTKQQTDLILSVKDNGNGFDVEKDYAGLGLALTKNRISLLNSIYKETPFLLDMKADANGTLIRITINQWL
- the hisS gene encoding histidine--tRNA ligase; this translates as MSVIKPSLAKGTRDFTPVEMVKRNFIYDTIKTVFRKYGYAEIQTPSFENLSTLTGKYGDEGDKLIFKILNSGEFLKDSKKKSFDFAEEDNSNKLIPLISEKALRYDLTVPFARYVVMHQHEITLPFKRFQVQPVWRADRPQKGRYREFYQCDVDVVGSKSLLNEAEFILIYNEALSKLGLKDFSIKINNRKILSGIAEIIGKPDLIIDMTVAIDKLDKIGLDGVSKELLERGFTETDLEKLRPVILLEGTNEEKLASLKEVLAESETGLKGVAEIEQVFEYVESLISYGLPLVAKLELDITLARGLNYYTGCIFEVKTNEVAMGSIGGGGRYDDLTGMFGLKDLTGVGVSFGADRIYDVLEELNLFPASAEVGTKVLISNFDAEAEKYALPIVQQFRNAGISAELYPSSAKLKKQMAYADAKNIPYVILIGGDEIASGELTLKDMQSGEQKKLTVLGILELLK
- a CDS encoding class I SAM-dependent methyltransferase, with amino-acid sequence MKDNFSTQSADYAIYRPTYPQELYDYLFALVKNKETAWDCATGNGQVARVLAQHFGAVYATDISENQLKNALQLPNITYKVESAEQTSVGNDSLDLITVAQAIHWFNFEAFYAEVKRTLKPDGLFAVIGYGIMSIDKKIDKVIHKLYEDILGKYWDSERRYIEEGYKTIPFPFEEIIAPHFQIKITWNFNQLIGYLNTWSSLQHYKKANDRNPLEYLFTELKEAWGDDAEKDVHFPVLLRIGRLT